Below is a genomic region from Leifsonia sp. Root112D2.
GAGAACAGGCATCCGCCCAGGAAGGTGCCCTCGAGCGAGCGGTAGCCATGCACACCGCCCCCGCCGAAGCCGCTGGCCTCACCCGCGGCGTACAGCCCGGAGATCGGCCGCCCGTCTGCCGTCAGTGCGCGCGCCGACAGGTCGGTCTCGATGCCGCCGAGCGACTTGCGGGTGAGAATGTGCAGCTTCACGGCGATGAGCGGACCGGCCTTCTCATCGAGCAGCTTGTGCGGGCTCGCCACGCGGATGAGCTTGTCACCCCGGTAGTTTCGGGCGCCGCGCAGGGCCGTGATCTGGGCATCCTTCGAGAAGTCGTTGTCCAGCTCACGGTCGCGTTCGCGGATGTGCTGCTCAACGAGCACGGTATCCAGCTCGTCGCCGGCCAGCCTCTGCATCCCCGCGAGCAGCTCGGGCAGCGTGTCGGCGACCACAAAGTCGGCACCCTTCTCTTTGAATGCCTCCACGGGAGCCGGGGCGCCGGGCAGAACCCGCCTGGCCAGCAGCTTGTAGTCCTTGTTGGTCAGATCGGGGTTCTGTTCGCTGCCCGAGAGGGCGAATTCCTTCTCGATGATCTTCTGCGTCAGAACGAACCAGCTGTGATCGTGGCCGGTTCTCCTCAGGTGTTCGAGCGTGCCGAGGGTGTCGAATCCGGGAAACAAGGGGATGGGCAGGCGCTTGCCCGTCGCATCCAGCCACAGCGAAGACGGCCCAGGCAGAATGCGGATGCCGTGCCGCTGCCACACGGGGCTCCAGTTCTCGATGCCCTCCACGTAGTGCCACATGCGGTCGCCGTTGATCAGGCGTGCCCCCGCGCGCTCGGCAATGCCGAGCATCAGTCCGTCCACGTGCGCAGGCACGCCCGACAACATGTGTGCCGGGGGAGTGCCGAGTCGCTCGGGCCACTGCGCGCGAACCAGCTCATGGTTGCCGCCGATGCCACCGCTGGTCACCACGACGGCCGGCGCCCGCAGCTCGAAGTCACCGGCGATGTCGCGGTTGCTCGCCTCGCCGCGCAGCGCGGCATCCGGTGCGAGCACCTCGCCGCGTGCGCCCACGACGGCCCCGCTTTCGACGATCAGTTCCGTGACGCGGCGGCGGTGCAGGATGCGAGCGGTGCCGTCATCCACCCCCTGACGCACCCGGCGCAGGAACGGCTCGAGCACGCCGGGGCCCGTGCCCCAGGTGATGTGGAAGCGGGGAACGGAGTTGCCGTGCCCGCCAGCGGTGTATCCGCCGCGCTCGGCCCAACCAACGACGGGAAAGAAACGCACACCCTTTCCTCGCAGCCAGGCGCGCTTTTCGCCCGCGGCGAAGTCGAGGTACGCCTCGGCCCACGCTCGCGGCCAGGTATCTTCCTCGCGGTCGAAGCCCGCGGTACCGAACCAGTCCTGCCGTGCGAGCTCGGCCGAATCGCGGATGCCCATGCGCCGCTGTTCGGGGGAGCCCACGAGAAAAAGTCCGCCGAAGGACCACCAGGCCTGCCCGCCGAGAGAGGCCGCAGGCTCCTGCTCGAGAATCGTGACGGTCTTGCCCGCATCCAGCACTTCGGCTGCAGCTACCAGCCCGGCAAGCCCGGCGCCCACGATAATGGCGTCGTCGCGCCGCACGTTCTCCGTCATCCGTCCAACTCCTTTGTCGCGGGTGATGTCTTTCCATGCTATTCGGCGAGACGTCCCACCCCCGACGGAGTGCGACTATTCGTCGAAAGTGTTCACCATGGCGTGTGCGGCACGGTCGAGATACGCCCAGAGCGTGGCGTCCTGCAGCGGCGGCAGCGTCAGCGTGTCAATCGCGACGCGCATGTGGTGCAGCCAGCGGTCGCGGGCATCCGGATTCACCGTGAACGGCACGTGACGCATGCGCAGCCGCGGATGCCCGCGCTGCTCGCTGTAGGTGCCTGGCCCGCCCCAGTATTGCTCGAGGAACATGCGCAGCCGCTCGGCGGCAGGGCCGAGATCTTCCTCCGGGTACATGGGCTTCAGCACGGGGTCGTCGGCCACGCCGCGGTAGAACTCGTCGACCAGACGCTGGAATGTCTCGTGACCGCCCACCTGCTCGTAGAACGTCTCGCCGAGTTGGGCACCACCGGAGCTGCCACGCAGGATGATCGGACTCGGCGCTGCGGGCGGCTCGTTGTCACTCATGCGGATTCTCCGGTTTCGTCTGGTGTGCGGGCGTCTGATGAACCGTCGAGATCGATCGTGGATCGACGGCGCCGGCGCGCGCGTTGCGGGCCGCCCTGCCTTTGAGCTTCTTCACGGGCGGCACCACGGTCACCGGCTTGGTGCGTGGCGGCCGGGCTCCGGTGACGCTGGTCGCGCCGTCGAATCCGGTGAGCACGACGGTGTTCAGCGCCGGCAGCTTCACATCGAGCGCGTCAACGGCCTTCTTCAGCCGTACCCGCAGCTCGCGCGCAACATCGTCTTTCGCATTCGTGCGGGTCTTGAGAACGATGCGAATGACGAGGGCGTCCTCCGAGATCGATTCCATTCCCCACAACTCGGCCTTGTCGAGTATGCGCGAGCGCCATTTGGGTGTGGCAACGAGCTCGTTCGCTGCCTCAAGCATCGCGTGCTGCACGGCGTCGACATCCGCGTCGTAGGGAATCGCGAGATCAATGATCACGCGGGCCCAGCCCTGCGACATATTGCCGACGCGCAGAATCTCGCCGTTGCGCACGAACCACAGCGTTCCATTCACGTCGCGCACCTGGGTGATGCGGATGCCCACCGCCTCGACAACACCCGTCGCCGGCCCGACGTCGACGACATCGCCGACGCCGAGTTGATCCTCGACAACCATGAACAGCCCGTTGAGCACGTCCTTGACGATGTTCTGGGCGCCGAAACCGAGGCCGGCGCCGAGGGCCGCGGTGAGCAGGGCGAACGAGCCGATGATGGTCTTGTCGATGGTGTTCACGATCAAGAGGATCGCGACTATCACCACTATGACGTTGATGATATTGCTCAGCACCGAACCCAGGGTGCGCGTGCGCTGAACGACTCGAACCGCAGCGAGCGGGGAGACCATGAGCGCCTGCGTGTCGTCGACGTTCTGCTTGCTTTTCACCCCGTTGACGATGCGGTCGACGACGTGTCGAATGACAACGCGCAGAATCCAACTGGCCAGGAACGCCACGATGATGATGATTGCAATGGTGATGAGCCGCCAGCCCCAGCCCCCGGCCGAGAAAGGTGCGCCGATGGCATTCCAGAAATCGGTCATCACGTTGGTCGCTTTCATAGGCATGCCAGTCTATCGGCGTGCCTCTGCGTGACCGCTGGGCGCGCCCTCTGCATCATCATCGCCGCACGAGCCCGTTCTCGTACGCGAAGATCACGGCCTGCACCCGATCACGCAGCCCGAGCTTCTGCAGCACCCGTCCCACGTGGGTCTTTACCGTTGATTCCGTCAGGAACAGGCGCGTGGCCAGCTCGGCATTGGTGAGGCCCTCTCCGATGGCAAGCAGCACCTCGCGCTCACGCGGGGTCAGCGCCGCCGCGGCATCCGGTGAGGCATCCGTGCCGGGCGCCGGTTCGGTCGGGAGTTGCGTCGAAAACAGTTCGAGCATCTTGCGGGTGACCCGGCCGGAAATGACTGCGTCTCCGCTGACGACCGAGCGGATCGCCCCCAGCAGTTCCGCGGGCCGGGCGTCCTTGAGCAGAAAACCGCTCGCGCCGGCGCGCAGGCCCCCGAAGGCGTATTCGTCGAGGTCGAAGGTGGTGAGAATGATGACGCGGCTCTCCGGTCTGGCCGCGATGATGCGTCGCGTGGCCTCGATGCCGTCGAGGCGGGGCATGCGCACATCCATGAGCACGACATCCGGCTGCTCGCTGGCTGCCAGCCGAACCGCTTCCTCGCCGTCGGATGCCTCGCCGACGACCTGCAGATCGGGCTCGGCATCGAGCACCATGCGAAAGCCCATGCGCACGAGTGCCTGGTCGTCCACCAGAAGAATGCGGATCGCGGTCATGCGTCGTTGCCCTCCCCGGCATCGAATTCGGCGCGAACCCGCCAGCCGCCGCCGTCGCGCGGACCGGAGGTCACGGTTCCACCATAGAGCGCGACGCGCTCCGCGATGCCGACCAGCCCACGGGCCGCGCCCTGGCCCGGCACGAAGGTGCCGCTGCCGTTATCCGAGACGGTGATGGCGACGGTCCGCGCGGCGTAGCGGATGTCGACGGCGACGGTCGTCGCATCCGGCGCGTACCGCAGGGCGTTCGTCAGCGATTCCTGCACGGTGCGGAAGACCGTGAGCTGGCGCCCCGGATCGTTCGGCGCGATACCGGTGACGGAAGATCGTACCGGCAGGCCGGCGGTGCGGAATGTCTCGATGAGCGCCGCAAGGCTGTCAGTTCCCGGCTGAGGGGCGAGTGCGTCGCCCGACGCGGATTCCTGCTCGGTGAGCACGCCCAGCATGCGCCGCATCTCGGTCAGGGCCTGGCGGCCGGTTTCGGCGACCTGGCGCATCGCCGCCTCCGAGCGTTCGGGCGCCGTGCCGGTCAGGGCCGCGGAACCATCGGCGAGTGTCACCATCACGGTGAGGCTGTGCGAGACGATGTCGTGCATCTCCCGGGCGATGCGCGCGCGCTCGGCCGCGGTGGCGAGTTGCGCCTGCTGGTCGCGTTCCCGGGCGAGCTGTGCGGCACGATCGAGCAAGGCCTCAAGGTAACGCTTGCGGTTGCCGATATTCACGCCGATGAGCACCGCCAGCAGCATCAGTACCGCCCACGTCGCAACAGGCGCGCTGCCGATACCGAAGTCGGTGGGTCGTGGCAGCGGCAGGAGTGAGCCGATGCTCAGTGCGGCGACCGCACAGGCGAGGCCGATCCACGCCGCGCGATTCGAGCGATAGACCGCCACGGCGTAGAGCAGGAAGCAGATTCCGAAGGCAAGAAGGCTGCCCTGCCAGGGGAAGGCGATGGTCGCGCAGAAGATCGACACTCCCAGGGCGGTCAGTGGTATTCGTCGCCGCAGCAGCACTGCCGCCACCGACACCGTGGCGAAGACGATGCCGAGAACGTCGAGCACGGCGGCGCCGGCATCTGAAGAGGGGCGTGCCGCGAGCACGATCGTGCCCACGAGAACGGGGATCGCGTAGAACGCGGTGATGAGCGAATCGGTGACCCACGGATGCCGGGCCCAGAACCGGCGGATGACGCCGGGCGGCCGGGGCAGACGCAAATCTCCCTCGGCCGCAGAAGCCGTGCGGCCGAGGGAGATCGCGGATTGCGCCATGCTCAGGACTTTACGCGTCCCGCCGCTTCAGCAGCACGGACGCGGTCGTCAGCAGCACGACGATCCAGGCCAGCAGCACAAGCAGACCCTGCACGCCGTCGAGAACGACGAGCCCGGCCGGCGGCTGGGCAGCGGCCTGCGCCGCTGCGCTGTGCCCGAGTTCGAACATCTTTCCGCCGGCGCTGGAGGGCAGGAACGCCATGACGTTCTGGATCCACTGCGCATTCGTGAGCGACGCGAAAATCTGCAGCACCAGCGGAACGACCAGCAAGAGACCAAGGGCCGTGGCGATACCTCCGGCGCTGCTGCGCAGGATCGCGCCGAAGGCGAGCGCCATCACGGCGATCAGGGCAAGGTAGCCCGCGCCGCCAAGCAGAGC
It encodes:
- a CDS encoding FAD-binding dehydrogenase — encoded protein: MTENVRRDDAIIVGAGLAGLVAAAEVLDAGKTVTILEQEPAASLGGQAWWSFGGLFLVGSPEQRRMGIRDSAELARQDWFGTAGFDREEDTWPRAWAEAYLDFAAGEKRAWLRGKGVRFFPVVGWAERGGYTAGGHGNSVPRFHITWGTGPGVLEPFLRRVRQGVDDGTARILHRRRVTELIVESGAVVGARGEVLAPDAALRGEASNRDIAGDFELRAPAVVVTSGGIGGNHELVRAQWPERLGTPPAHMLSGVPAHVDGLMLGIAERAGARLINGDRMWHYVEGIENWSPVWQRHGIRILPGPSSLWLDATGKRLPIPLFPGFDTLGTLEHLRRTGHDHSWFVLTQKIIEKEFALSGSEQNPDLTNKDYKLLARRVLPGAPAPVEAFKEKGADFVVADTLPELLAGMQRLAGDELDTVLVEQHIRERDRELDNDFSKDAQITALRGARNYRGDKLIRVASPHKLLDEKAGPLIAVKLHILTRKSLGGIETDLSARALTADGRPISGLYAAGEASGFGGGGVHGYRSLEGTFLGGCLFSGRIAGRAVAAL
- a CDS encoding sensor histidine kinase; the protein is MAQSAISLGRTASAAEGDLRLPRPPGVIRRFWARHPWVTDSLITAFYAIPVLVGTIVLAARPSSDAGAAVLDVLGIVFATVSVAAVLLRRRIPLTALGVSIFCATIAFPWQGSLLAFGICFLLYAVAVYRSNRAAWIGLACAVAALSIGSLLPLPRPTDFGIGSAPVATWAVLMLLAVLIGVNIGNRKRYLEALLDRAAQLARERDQQAQLATAAERARIAREMHDIVSHSLTVMVTLADGSAALTGTAPERSEAAMRQVAETGRQALTEMRRMLGVLTEQESASGDALAPQPGTDSLAALIETFRTAGLPVRSSVTGIAPNDPGRQLTVFRTVQESLTNALRYAPDATTVAVDIRYAARTVAITVSDNGSGTFVPGQGAARGLVGIAERVALYGGTVTSGPRDGGGWRVRAEFDAGEGNDA
- a CDS encoding globin → MSDNEPPAAPSPIILRGSSGGAQLGETFYEQVGGHETFQRLVDEFYRGVADDPVLKPMYPEEDLGPAAERLRMFLEQYWGGPGTYSEQRGHPRLRMRHVPFTVNPDARDRWLHHMRVAIDTLTLPPLQDATLWAYLDRAAHAMVNTFDE
- a CDS encoding response regulator, producing the protein MTAIRILLVDDQALVRMGFRMVLDAEPDLQVVGEASDGEEAVRLAASEQPDVVLMDVRMPRLDGIEATRRIIAARPESRVIILTTFDLDEYAFGGLRAGASGFLLKDARPAELLGAIRSVVSGDAVISGRVTRKMLELFSTQLPTEPAPGTDASPDAAAALTPREREVLLAIGEGLTNAELATRLFLTESTVKTHVGRVLQKLGLRDRVQAVIFAYENGLVRR
- a CDS encoding mechanosensitive ion channel family protein; translation: MKATNVMTDFWNAIGAPFSAGGWGWRLITIAIIIIVAFLASWILRVVIRHVVDRIVNGVKSKQNVDDTQALMVSPLAAVRVVQRTRTLGSVLSNIINVIVVIVAILLIVNTIDKTIIGSFALLTAALGAGLGFGAQNIVKDVLNGLFMVVEDQLGVGDVVDVGPATGVVEAVGIRITQVRDVNGTLWFVRNGEILRVGNMSQGWARVIIDLAIPYDADVDAVQHAMLEAANELVATPKWRSRILDKAELWGMESISEDALVIRIVLKTRTNAKDDVARELRVRLKKAVDALDVKLPALNTVVLTGFDGATSVTGARPPRTKPVTVVPPVKKLKGRAARNARAGAVDPRSISTVHQTPAHQTKPENPHE